The following are encoded together in the Anopheles nili chromosome 3, idAnoNiliSN_F5_01, whole genome shotgun sequence genome:
- the LOC128723610 gene encoding uncharacterized protein LOC128723610, which produces MRITTASRWLVGLTVGLLVVTSALANPLDEAARAALFRRTRLGGPKVYKHEDQSRPGVPVADNLDRGTGSPAGEESPSQGRKASVAEEEVTTAVAAPVPPVKPGLNRLFARKKYSPLLRDGASKGSGEAAGSPAVSTTTTTTVGPSVSSEGEDGGSTSGTTRRTRPTRPGKLPRSTTPKPTVSVKPTKISSRFSKPTTEPVETTVASVTARTTRGRRTRPSKPSKLSGASTTTTTTTTEEPTTTTTTTTTTTTTTTTTTTPAPTTTTSSTTVAPSSTSTTTEVSSDVSLTGLAGSHVVVAEGGSPASKGAVTPADDDEPDVPRTSTTTTTTTTSTATTATPKKEAAEPSQDVPVKKADRVIPVVERQDELSENESLLQSASYDPPVVEQEKQHEDEHEQQ; this is translated from the exons ATGCGGATAACGACAGCATCGAGATGGCTCGTAGGTCTGACGGTTGGCCTGTTGGTGGTGACGAGCGCCCTCGCTAACCCCCTGGATGAGGCTGCCCGTGCCGCTCTCTTCCGCCGGACGCGCCTCGGTGGCCCCAAAG TCTACAAGCATGAGGATCAGAGCCGTCCGGGTGTCCCGGTGGCGGACAATCTCGATCGGGGGACGGGAAGTCCGGCCGGGGAGGAGAGTCCGTCCCAGGGTCGTAAGGCATCGGTGGCCGAGGAGGAAGTGACGACGGCTGTCGCGGCTCCAGTTCCTCCGGTGAAGCCGGGTTTGAATCGGTTGTTTGCCCGCAAGAAGTACAGCCCACTGTTGCGTGACGGAGCCAGCAAGGGTTCTGGTGAAGCTGCTGGTTCTCCGGCCGTttcgacaacgacgacgactacgGTGGGTCCTTCGGTGAGTTCGGAAGGTGAAGATGGTGGATCGACATCAGGAACGACTCGACGCACGAGACCCACGCGTCCTGGAAAGCTGCCTCGTTCAACAACCCCCAAACCAACGGTGTCTGTGAAGCCCACGAAAATCTCATCCAGGTTCTCGAAGCCCACAACCGAGCCGGTGGAGACGACGGTGGCGAGTGTAACGGCACGCACGACTCGTGGACGACGAACGCGTCCTTCAAAGCCCTCGAAGCTTTCGGGTGcatcgacgacaacgacgacaaccACCACCGAAGAGCCTACCACAACgacaaccacgacgacgacgacgacaacaacgacCACCACGACAACGACACCGGCTCCAACAACGACCACCAGCAGTACGACGGTGGCTCCCAGCTCCACGTCGACGACCACGGAAGTGTCCTCGGACGTGTCTTTGACTGGCCTAGCAGGATCTCACGTCGTGGTGGCTGAGGGTGGATCTCCTGCATCCAAAGGCGCCGTAACACCTGCGGACGATGACGAACCGGATGTGCCGAGAACatccacgacgacgacgacgacgaccactaGCACCGCAACAACGGCGACTCCGAAGAAAGAGGCCGCGGAACCATCCCAAGACGTTCCGGTGAAGAAGGCCGATCGTGTCATCCCGGTGGTGGAGCGACAGGACGAGCTGAGTGAAAATGAGAGTCTGCTGCAGTCGGCCAGCTACGATCCACCTGTCGTAGAGCAGGAGAAGCAGCATGAGGATGAGCATGAACAGCAGTAG